AATTTCATTTCCACTTGAAGAAAAATTGTGACCAAAAACTAACTCACCATCATCTTCAGTGTCAAATCTAGCTCCATCTGAACCGGAAAAAACACCACAAGAAGCAATAAGTCCAACTGGTGCTAAAACTGATAAAGAAGATAAGAAAATTCGACTAATTTTCTTTGCTATGTTATTTTTATGCCTTAATTTTGTACCTTTTTTAGTATGTGTGTTCATTTTTTTCTCCTTAGAATTTTATTTTTGTGTATTTTTTTCTGTTTTTTCTTTGTTTAACTTAACTGATGCGCCGATATTCTGCTTTAAAATTTTAAGAAAAGTATCAAACTCAAGATTTAAATTCGGGTTGGCTAAAAACTGATTGTAAAGTTGAGAAATACTTCCTAAAGTTGCTTTTCGGAAAACATTTGAGTCAATTCCTGCAGGTTCGGTAAAAACTCGATATTTTTCAGGGTTTTTTAACTGATTTTGGAATTGTTCATAAGCAACTTTGAAAGCATTATTCGCTGCAAACGCTGGATTTTCATCAAAATTTGATTCCAAATTTGCCTTAGTTGGATTTATGTTTGAAGCTGAAAATGCTAAAAAATCGCTCGGAGTTACAACCATTTTTTTGTTATTTGCTCCGTTAAATTCAATTTTTTCCGAAATAAATCATTTAACAAAGTTAAGTGTGGCTTCATTTTCGGTTGGATTATTGTAAAATCCAATCAAAGATGGTCCTTGGGATGTAACGATATTAAATTTATTTGATTCTTGTGTTTTTGAAGGTTCGTTGAGAAACTCTAACTCGTCTTCATTAAGTTTTTTAGGTGAACCTGAAAAAATAAAAGCATTTTCAGGTTGGTTAATGAGTTTAACTTTGTTTTTTTCTGATTCAACATAAAGTGAAGAGGTATTTGATTCCTCTTTGAGTCTATCATTAATTCACTTGTCAAAATCAGAATCAATTGCTAAAAAATTAAAACGGTTTAAATTAGGCTTTGATTTTATAGCTTCTTTTATTTTCTGAATTAAATCTGCATCATCAGTTTTGCTTAAAAAAATCTCATTCCCTGTTACAGAAAATGAATTTCCTTCATAAACATAACCGGTTGAATTATCTAAAATTTGGTGAACTTTTGCAATTGCATTTGCAGGCATATTTTCTTCACTTACTATTTTTCAAATTTTAGATTTTGAGCCAACCGGGTAGTCAAAAGTTTTTGTATTAACTTTTAGACGTAAAAAATTTTGTCCTTGTTTTTCAAAGTTACGTGAATAATCACTTGTTGAAGTAATTGCAAAAACTAATTGGTGATTTTTTAAAAATTCACTAGCCTTAGTTGTGCCGCTTGTTGGACCAAGTAATTTATTTTTTACTAAATCTACTAATATTTCATAGGCTTTTTTTGCATTTTGGTGATTTGTGCTTGTCTCATCAAAAAGATTTGTGTAGTTTAGTGAGCTACCATCAAGATTTTTAAAATAACTTGAATTTTCATATTCACCATCTGCTTGGGCAAATGCTACAAAAAAGAACAATGCGGCTGTGTCATTTAGTCCGAGTAAAAAGTTAACTTTTTCGGTTTGACTGCCTTTTTCGGCATCTGGGAATGATTTTCTAACTCGACTTAAAAAATCAATAAGGTCTTTATAATTATTGAATTTTTCAAAACTAAAAGTATAACCGTCAAAACCGCCTTGATCTGAAGGAAAACTTTTGTATTGACCTCAGACTTTTTTGATGTATTCAAGATCAGTTTTTTTTGGATCTAAATTTTCAACTCGTGTTTTATCAGATTCGCTAATTTTAAAATTAGTACTTGTTTTTGCTGATTCTAGTATGTATGATAAAACCGGTTTGTCAAGCAAAAGTGCCTTTGAAGTTTTTAGTATTGGTAAAAAAGGTAGTGTATTTTGGTCAATTTCCGGTAAATTTTTTGTTTCAGCCAGAAATCTTTCATCATAACTATTTTTAATTGTTTGGGCTAAATCACTTTGGGAATTTAGATCCAAAATCATACCGTGTTTATTCAAATTAGCCGCCAGAGCTGGGTAATTTAGTGTTAAATTTGGTAGTTTTTTTGTATCTTTAACTTCTAAGAGTGTTATTAAATTAGTTTGATCATTGATGTAATTTGCCGCGATATTTTCTAATTTTACCGGTAAAAATCCTGCCTGTTTGTCTTTAACTTCGGATTTTTCATTTCATTTTTCAAAAATTGCTTTTAGAGCTTTAGTTCGATTATCTGTAGGCCCAAAAATTACGCGAAAATCGATTGT
This sequence is a window from Mesomycoplasma ovipneumoniae. Protein-coding genes within it:
- a CDS encoding P68 family surface lipoprotein, whose amino-acid sequence is MKKINKFKSIFLKTAISLGPVSSLAILTSCFSNSNHTELKSQKDNPLHFETENDNTIDFRVIFGPTDNRTKALKAIFEKWNEKSEVKDKQAGFLPVKLENIAANYINDQTNLITLLEVKDTKKLPNLTLNYPALAANLNKHGMILDLNSQSDLAQTIKNSYDERFLAETKNLPEIDQNTLPFLPILKTSKALLLDKPVLSYILESAKTSTNFKISESDKTRVENLDPKKTDLEYIKKVWGQYKSFPSDQGGFDGYTFSFEKFNNYKDLIDFLSRVRKSFPDAEKGSQTEKVNFLLGLNDTAALFFFVAFAQADGEYENSSYFKNLDGSSLNYTNLFDETSTNHQNAKKAYEILVDLVKNKLLGPTSGTTKASEFLKNHQLVFAITSTSDYSRNFEKQGQNFLRLKVNTKTFDYPVGSKSKIWKIVSEENMPANAIAKVHQILDNSTGYVYEGNSFSVTGNEIFLSKTDDADLIQKIKEAIKSKPNLNRFNFLAIDSDFDKWINDRLKEESNTSSLYVESEKNKVKLINQPENAFIFSGSPKKLNEDELEFLNEPSKTQESNKFNIVTSQGPSLIGFYNNPTENEATLNFVKWFISEKIEFNGANNKKMVVTPSDFLAFSASNINPTKANLESNFDENPAFAANNAFKVAYEQFQNQLKNPEKYRVFTEPAGIDSNVFRKATLGSISQLYNQFLANPNLNLEFDTFLKILKQNIGASVKLNKEKTEKNTQK